The genomic stretch AACAAATTGATATTGACCCGGTCCAAACCGTACTTGACTCGAAATAGCAAAAACCAATTAAAGTTGCTAACCGAAATGAACCCGATCAAAATCAAATTGAATCGACCGAACCTAGGATCAACCCAATTTAAATTGAACCGATTTAACCTGATCCGAAATCGAATTGAACGACCTGTTTAACAGGTCTAATTAATTAAGTTTGTACCATTATTGTCAGCAtcccaaccaaaaaaaaaaaaaaaaaaaaaaaaaaacttgtgtgGATAGTAATCTGAGAATATGGATGGAACATAAAACTTCATACCAACTACTTAAAATTTGCATGGGCAAAGAATGCAGCTCATTTTCGGTGCTGACGGATTACTATGGATAGTGGACAATAACTAATGTATGATCTTGATGGATGGCAAATTTGCAATTTTGATTTGGTCTTTATAATGACTTTTATACTAACCTTTGATTCAAGATAAACTTTAatgatttcttttctttttttggagggaaaaactTAATGCTTTCTAATTATGAACAAGTCATATTAAAATTGATAATCATTTTGTAACACCTTGTTAGACACAAAAGTACTCATTTGACCTATTTTATCATGGGTAATGCTAGGGTGCTATGGGGTGATGCCTATattaggtagcacggacacttttATTATTTAGTGTGTATGTATCTGATACCGTGTCAGACACGCACGGTATTACTCTGAAATATTTTTAAAGTGTGGACGCTTTTCAAACACTCGAAGACAGTATCATACAATGTAATTTAAAGACTTTTCGCATGATAAATCATGTTTATCTTTTACATACATGATTTATGTCTATACATGATGAAATATGAGTTATTTTTAATCTTCGAATTTTTTGGTTTTCTACGGTGTATCCCTACAATTTTGAAATTCTATGGCGTACCCCTAAATTTCTTACTTATTTCTCTATCATGACCTTATTTAACTCTCCGttaactttatcactatcaaacaACCGTAATTTGACCTTTATTCTAACTCGTGAATGTTTGTATCATCATGCTATGTGAAAAGTATCacaaatcacttttaataagcaCAAACTACTATTAAGAATCTTAGTtatgattcatgaaatgataatGGAGATTTGGAGAATTTTCAGTTAAATTCGTATACTGTTTGGTGGGTTAATGGGTAACCAACGAATTAAAAAGTAGATGATTAGGTTATCGAGTAATTGGAATgttaaataaacgatttaataaGTCAATTAAGAAACTTGCATATTAAAGACAAAAAATAAGGTCATGGTATAGATTATTGTGTAGAGTTCAGGGGTACAccataaaatttcaaaattataggggtacaccgtagaaaatcgaaaaactcgagggtacacTGTAGAATatcctttttttaattatttagcATATACTACCATTCATAATTtgaatttttatttaaatttaatataaaatactttttaaaaaaattgtacttttcaattataaaatatatgtttttatcaaatttaaaaatAACGATTCCCGTATTCTACATTTTAGAGAAGGCCATATCACACTACTATCACTACGTGTCCGTTATGGGCTATACTAAACCTAGGTAGCAAATACAACTACAACCTAAAACTACCAAAGGCAAACAAAACTATCCTCTTGTCTTTTTCCAACCTCTCGGCTTTTATTCCTCTTTCTTAGTTCTTTCTTGGTTTTGGACTTTTGGTGCCTAAAAGGATATGAATTTTAACTTGAATTTTAGGATAATAGGAGTACTATGTACGTAATCGTATCATGGAGTTTGAAAAATAGCACGTTGAACGGTTGAAGGTTAAGCAAGTCTACTAGCTAATCTAAAACTTAGACTTGCCTTCTATAGTACTATTTGACTTATTTCTGTTCTTACTATTTTGTTAAACTGAATACGTTAATAAACTTGTAAGTCAATAAACTACTCAGAAAATAAGTTATTTATGTAATTTACGATTTCACATTGTAAGCCACCTCACACGTAACACATTTGAATTTAAGGATCAAATTCATTAAGTGGCTATTGTATTTTGACAACAAGGACTAACTATGTCGATAAGGTTTCAGTAATTAGGTCCGGTTCTTCCTGCCTTAATTTCAGCTACTTTTAGTTCAGCCCAATTCTATTATGTTCGGCTTAGTTCAGCTTCAGTCAGTTCTGTTCAGCTTATTTTTTCACtaaattaactcttactttaACTCGATTTACTTCAGCTGAGCTCCATTCAGTttaattcaattcagttcaactcCATTCAATTCAATTTAGCTCGTTTCAAccgaaagaacagggccttatagggtaagacggttttacattatAAGATAATCCTATTATGTAAAAAGACAAATTATTTATTAGTTTTAAATATATGTTTATTCTACAAAAATGGATCATCTCACGGTGTGAGACTGTCGTACACTATAATTTGTGATAAAGTTTTGGGTTGAACGCCTGCactcagatttttttttttttttttttttggtaactaCCATTCAagagataaattgattaattcaAAATAAAGTCAACTTTACCACGTAAATTGATTGATTTAAAATACCAAGTGGTTTTACATCAAATGGTTTTGTAAATAGATTGAACAAcaattctcccttgtgacggtcacaatttGCGACGGgcaaatgtgaccactttttgaTTAAATGTAACCACTCAAGTACTGTTCATAAAATGTCACCTATAAAAAATGGCACATTTTCTCATAAACTGGTCACATTTAGCCCGTCGCAAATGTAAACAATGTTTGTGACGGAATAGTACTCGTCACAAGGGGGAATTTGCGTAGATTGAAGGAATAAGTCAATTAGTCCAACAAATATACACGGTCATTCTTTACCCTCCATCTATTTCAAAGATGAGTTATGATTACCCTTTAATAATTAAAATTGGCTAGTGTAAGTGGTAAGATCTCTTATCTTTTAACTAAGTGGTTAGGGGTTCGATTTCTGACTTTTATGAATAAAAAAGCTAAACTTGGAAGatgtcaacccattaaattgatTTTCAGTACCTCGAAAAAGAATGCTCCAACTGTCAGTAGGGGATACTCCTGATCAACATCAAAAACACAATTAACCTTTTAGTTCCTATTTGGTAGACAATTAGTATTAATAATAGCAACAAATGAAAATATTTGTTAAAAATATAATCAAATttaatatttaatcatattatttaCAACACttatattaaataaattacaaaaattaatttaCTTTATgatctattttattatttaatcatattcattaTTTAAATCACTTATATTGATTTTTTAATTGAATTTGAAATATAAAGTATTACAACTAATAATTTCTAATTATTATTTTAAGTAGAATTttaaatattaatattatataatgatatttatgatTTGTAAAATTAAGTTGAAATGGATACTAATATTAagtcattttttttcattttcgtaTGTTTAATATTTACATTTGATATAAACTAATAATTGCCTCTTTTGGGACTGCTGCATCCACCACACcgtcacattaatatgatattgtCCGTGTTAAGCCGAGCCCGCACGGAATTGTTTTTGAgttccttcccaaaaggcctgaTACTAAAGGAGTGGTGGGTCTCTTATAACTAGGTAGGATAGAACTCCTCTTCTATCTTCTCCATTATTTGTCCATCTTGCACCGCCGTTATCACCCAACAGGACCCGCCGCCTAATCACTACATTATCAGGAAGATCCAAAGATTTCCAATCGCGAGGTCACACCGAGGGCGCTCATCCATATTGGCAAAGGAAATCCACTACCTTGGGCTCCACCATACAATCGATCACCACATTATCAGGAAGACTTTCGACACAAGGCATTCACAGATCTCCAATCGCGAGATCACACTGAGGGCGCGACAATCTACTACCTTGGGCTCCACCACACACTGGACTCGGCCGAAccatcggctctgataccacttgttgggacaACGACATCCACCACACCGTCATATTAGTATAATATTGTCCGCtttattaggatattaggcccattagggccGACTATCATTAGGGTTAGGTTATGAGTTACGACGGCTACCGTCTAGGGTTTAGAGTATCGTCGTCTATTATATATATCGTCATGTATTCTCATGAGATCGACACAATAAATCAATAATACAATTACCTTTATGAACCCTCCCTTTATAaaatctatcatggtatcagagcctctttcTTGAGGACTCTAGAAAACCGCTTCCGCATTCTTGCCGGTGAGCGAAAACTTATGGCGCTCACCGGCAGGATTTGACAACAATTCGTTtagctttaaaaaaaaaaaaaaaaatcccctaATTTGACGATACCTTGGTGTCTTCTTCTACTTCTCATCTTGATTTTAGCCAATTGTTTATCATGGCTAGAGTATCCCTGATCGTGGCATcgaacgatttcaaaaataatttattttgaattttgattaaaaaatttcaaattcgTTTAAGGTGGTATGAAAttgactggcgagttacgcacttATAATCACCATGATGGTGGTTTAAATTTATTTGGCGTTCGAAAAACTTAGCGTTCTCCAAATATTGAAATTAACGAATAATTTTCCGTTTTACTGAAATTTGTTTAGGTCCGATTAGTGTTCCTAACAAATTATTTGATATTCGACAAGTCCGAAAAACTTTACGTTCTTGTTCGAAGAAATTTCTAACGAGTCTTAATACTCGTTTATTTTACCAACCTTGCGAAGACGGAGATGGATAATGAAGACGAAGAAGTCGATGAAGATtgatttttcttattttaattttatCTTGATTTTATTGTAattctccaatcgtaaagttaGTACTAtgtactgcctttacgattgcgggagggtatgtattaggatattaggcccattagggccGACTATCATTAGGGTTAGGTTATGAGTTACGACGGCTACCGTCTAGGGTTTAGAGTATCGTCGTCTATTATATATATCGTCATGTATTCTCATGAGATCGACACAATAAATCAATAATACAATTACCTTTATGAACCCTCCCTTTATAAAATCTATCACGCTTTATTGGGCCGATCCCGCACGGATTTGTTTTGGGGCTCCTTCCCAAAATACTAAAGGAGTGGTTGATCTCTTATAAACTAGGTAGAACTCCTTCTTCTCCTTCAATGTGCTACTTGGGTTGGCACCGCAACAACCTCATCAATTCAAGCAGATCGAATTGCGTATCAACCATAAATTAAcggatcatttcgattttgaATGGATCGGGTCGTGGGTCAATATTTACTGCTCGTGACTCTTAAAAACGGGTCGGGTTAAACTTAGACAGATGGAAACTCTACCAAGCATAATCACTGTTATATGAAACCCTTGCATAGAAGAATAGAAGAATTGGTGTAAGAGAAAGACGAAAATTCAAAATAGAAGACTAAAGAAAATGGACGAAATAGTTTTTTTATAAAAAACAACTGAAAGATAAGGTACGACTTATTAAAACgtaagtgtatatatatataaaccctTGTTCCATTTCATCAAAATTGTGGCAAACATTCCTCATAATAATAAAACACAAAAAGATGGGATCAATTAATGGAAACAAAATCTCTCAAAAACCCAAAGGTTTAGCAACCATCTTAGCCTTAGGAACTGCCAACCCTCCTAATCTAATTTTACAAAAAGATTATCCTGATTTTTGTTTTTGCATAGCGGACGCGAACGGCGAAAATACTATGCCCGGTCTCAAAATCAAGTTTAACCATATATGTACGTTCGTTTTACTACTCTTATAACAACATTATTATGCTTTAcaataagttttttttttgtttttttttttttttgctttcgaTATTGATTTGTGATAAGATTATGGTAACGTAAAGTCTCATTTGAGACTGGTGTACAAGGAAGTTAGAATGAGACGGGTTTAAATTGATACGAGCGCAAACTAAAACAATACCGTATGTGTGATTTGTTTACACAAACACAATAACACATCTACGGGGAAATGGtaaatagatttttttttttgtgtgtaaaGAGAGGTATAAGGGAATCCGTTTTTAAAATGGGCGTTTTTCACTAATTATTTAACGATATGAATCTCAAATTAATtcgaaaatgggtccacgtaggctcggtgtAGACGAAGCTAATGTAAATGGTTCAAGTCGCCAGGTCAGTTGGTGATTATGTTCGAAGTCATATTTGGGATCCCCTTCCCTTCCCACTGTATCagtactcaaaaaaaaaaaaaaaaaaattcagtcgCCAGCCCCCATGGCGATTTGCATCTGAGacattcaaaatttcatcaaaaTAAAGTTGGCTCAAATACTGGACTTTTTTAGTTGCCAAGGTGCTTGGCGAGTTCGCCAGCCGAGATGGCGATTTGAATCTGAATGATATTAACAGCAAAACTCAGGTTTGGTTTCACTTTGGGCATGGTCGCTGACCGAGATGGCGACTTAGATACAAACCTAGCTTCGGGTATGACGttgacccattttgggtaattaatttCAAACTCGACCCATTCGTTAAATAATTAGTGAAAAGCACGTATTTTGGCAAAAAAATCGGTATAAGGACAGTTATAATGTAACAGGTTTCATAACCCGGTTATAAATAAATACGGAATACCACTATTTTTGACATTACCAACTAAATTAGTTTACCCATACGAAAATTGAAAAATGTTAAAAACATTTTTGAACAATGATTTCATGGAGAATACGGACAACATAAAATGGAAATATCTCACGTGCTTGCTACACGTGTTATTTATCCATGATCACAATATTTGAGTTTGGTGGTAGGTACAAAAAGTCAAcaaattattaattgtaattatAAGTACTGATTAGAGAATAGAGAAATTAGGTTTTTCTGGTAAAAGTCGTTGAGCAACGGTCAATCGGTCATCGAGACTTCGTCGCATAGATTTTTAGAACATGCGCTCTCTATGTTGAGTGATGATTGAGTTTTTCACTACACGTTTTCACCACACCTATGTGTAAGACTTGGTAAACGGGATTAATGGTTCGCGGTTAGTTGAGTTATTTTGAGTAGGTCATTTTATCTGTATTACATTATTATGGAGTATATATTTGGATTAGATTGGGCTTTATAGGATCATATCGGATTTTGGACATGTTCGGTGTATAGTTGTTTGGTCATTTCCGGGCACAATTGTTTGTATCCGATCATTTGAATCGAGTCGGATTAGTAATTAAAAACGATTATATTGGTAAATTTCACTCGAAAAGTGATTTGCAAAATCTATTGTTCATATTTTCTTTTATTATAGATAATATTAAATGCGATTTCAAACTAGCTATCTCGAATTTTCAACTCATTTCTGACCTGGTCAGTTTCGAGCAGTGTGGTTTTAGGTCGGATTCGAGCGAGTCATGTTCCGGTTTTGCAATTTTAGCTTTGAGTCAGTTTCGAGTGGGTTGATTTTTTCAAGTGTATGTGTATATAACTTTTATTTCGTTAAAATCTCTTTTGTGAAGGGTTTttgaataataatataaatatacaTAATTCTTCTAGCATTCAATATAACTTTGATTAAGCGTTTCTAAGTTTGGCCTCCAAAAGTGAAATAACATGAAAAAAAAAGGTACTTAATTTCAACTTCAAGACGCCATTTACACCGTATTTCTAAATATTTCTTATTGAAAAATATCTGAACTTTAAGCCAAATTTGGTACTCAATAAATTATTAATAGCATAAACAAATTAGATAAACAAAATATAAACGACATTTAATTGATAGTTTTGGCTAGTATATGCCAATCAACAGATTTTGTACAAAAATATCGCTTTTTGATTGTTGTTAATTTATTCGCCTGTTATTGTAGCTTGTTTAATTAGTGTTATATGATCACAAGTACAACAAGGTAAATGTAGTAGCTCCAAATATGATCTTCGTTTTTTTTGGAGCTACTACATTTACCTTGGTATTACTTTTGATCAGATTTAATTGATAGTTTTGACTAGCATATGCCAATCAAAAAACaatattttttattgtatttGGAGCTACTACATTTACCTTGTTATACTTTTGATCATATAACACTAATTAAACAAGCTATAATAACAGGCgaaaaaacaacaatcaaaaagcGATATTTTTACCAAACCGAAGAGTTTTTGAAGAAAAACCCGGAACTGGTGAACTATAACGCCTTTACTATGGACGCACGCCAAGACATACTCGCAATTGAAGTACCTAAATTGGCAAAAGAAGCCGCCTTAGAAGCGATCAAAGAGTGGGGCCAACCCATATCAAAAATCACCCACGTCATCTTCTCAACTTTATCCGGAGCAATCATGCCCGGGTATGACTACCAGTTTGCCAAGTTATTGGGCCTCGGCCCACACGTGCAACGTTTCATGCTCTTCCAGCTCGGGTGCTATGCGGGAGGTACAGTCCTTCGTTTGGCCAAAGACATCGCAGAAAACAACAGAGGAGCTCGAGTTTTAGTTGTTTGCGCTGATATGACTTTGGCCTTTTTTCGTGGGCCCACCCAAACTGATATTGGCTCGATGATTGGACAAGCCCTATTTGGTGATGGTGCGGGTGCAGCTATAGTTGGTTCGGAGCCAGATTGGGCCGCTGGCGAGCGGCCCATTTTTGAATTGGTCTCGGCAATACAATCCACTATTCCAGACACTGAGAGGGCTATCGGAGGACAACTTAAACAAGTTGGGGTATCCTTAGTCTTAGCTAGGGATAACCCGAGTCTTATTGCCAATAAAGTCGAACTACCCGTGATTAAATCCCTTAGTCCACTTGGCATTAATGATTGGAACTCCGTGTTTTGGGTAGTTCACCCTGGTGGGCCTGCCATCCTAGACCAAGTAGAAGAAAAACTCGGACTTGACAAAGATAAGTTCGACTTGAGTCGACACGTGCTAAGTGAGTTTGGGAATATGTCGACTGCAACCGTGTTTTTTGTGATGGATGAAACAAGGAAGAGGTCGATTAAGGAAGGAAAAAATACTACCGGTGATGGATTGGAGTACGGTGTCCTTATGGGGTTTGGACCCGGTATTACTATTGAGACCCTTCTGCTTCGGAGTTTCCCCATTAATTCCTAAACCTTGCTTTGGATTAGTCTTCATTGTGAaacaaatatatatttttatctCTTTTACTAATAGGATTATAATATGGAAATAGATTGttgaatttttttatttattttgtacaATAAGACATTATAATGTTCAAATGTAAATGATAATATATACATATAAATACTTGCTGTTGATAATTATACTTTGTTTCTCGTAGTAATGCCATTATTGACATGAACTCATGAAGTACAAACCTCAAATAAATTGTTGTACAACACCTTTACATCATGATATATACAAATAAATTCGTAGCAACCCGGACTTTTTGTAACATAATACGATTAAATTAAACCAAGGTGGAAAATTATCTAAgtcataaaatatgaataaaacatggtaCTTGTATTTATATCTCCCGACCAACAGCAAATGATGATCGGACTCATACGTGTGTGAGAGGTTCAAAAATCGACTAGGAGGTTCATGGAGAGCGGTTCGAATTGATATTCGGAATAAATAAGTATTTTcatttgattaattaaattgatttagaATTTATTCCTTTGAATTTACTTTTGAAACATCATTTTTTATCTTTTAAAATGACCATCTTGAATAAATAAatgtgttttgttgttgtttcatTTGATTTATTTCATAATGTCAAGTTTTGTAAAAGTCGTTTGTTTTAGCTCAATTCCCGTCATTATTTTGGCACGAAACAGAGCACAATTTAAACCCGACATTCGACTCGACCTCAAGATCCTTCCATACTCTCCTCTAAATACGTAGCCAAGAACAGTTAAAAATCCTCACCAAAAGCACACAAAACCGTAGTATAGAACAACCTTCACAAAACCGAGCCACTGTTACGACCAGCCACATTTACCACCATTATCGACCTGCCTTCCCATCTCCCTataccacaacaaccaccacaaaaAGACACACCCTATTATAGAATATATTATTATCTCATTGCCTACCCAGAACCATGCCCTAACTGTCCCAGAAACAGCCTACAAACACCCCGTGTCATACGTTGTTTACCCAGTTTTCAAGAATAACCACCCTGACTCGTCACTTTCCAAGGCCAATCGACCACCACTAATAAATCTTATAACCACCATTAAAAGCTTGATCCTCTACCTTGCAACATCATGAACAAATTTACGGGACGTTTGAGTCAAAGTTGTGTCCCCAAGCATTTGAAAATCTTACGTCAAGACGCCTAGTTAAAGCAGTTTTCAAAGTGGTTTAAAGTCGTTCAAGTTATTATCAAAAACGCCCCAAATCAACAATTTACATCCGAGATCTGATCCCTACTCCACCGAAGCCGGTCCCAAGTCTCACACATGTATGTTTAGGATGTAAATAAAATACCCTTCTTTCTCCCTTTTCTCACGTTTTGCTCTCGTTTTTCTTTATGTTAATCGTTCTACTATTGTTTGTTATCGTTTGGCTATTGTTTATGGTTAAAGTTTGTACCTTGTTATTAATCACCTAATTTGGTCATATGAATTGGCATGCATTTAGTATATGATAACTATGTAATGGTCTCTCCTCGCCCTTGCCGCTGCCAAGAAATGGTCCCTCCATCAAATGGATGTTCACAATGCCTTTCTCCATGGCGACCTCCACGAAGAGGTGTACATGAAACCACCTCCCGGGTTCTCATCTGCCATCAACGGGAAAGTTTGTCGCTTGCGTACGTCACTCTATGGTCTTCGTCAAGCTCCTCGTTGTTGGTACACAAAACTTGCTTCCGCTCTTCTTGATTACGGTTTTAAACAATGCATGTATGATCACAGTCTCTTTTCTATGGTAACACCCACCACTGAGGTCCATGTTTCCGTCTATGTCGACGATCTTGTCATATGTGGGAACAATACCGCCTTAATCGATCAATTCAAGTCTCTCTTAAGTACGTGCTTTCATATGAAAGACTTGGGGCTCTCAAATACTTCCTTGGTCTCGAGATTGCACGAAATGACACCGGGATATTCATTTCTCAACGCAAGTATGCACTCGACATCCTCACAGAATCTGGGTTACTCGGGTCCAAACCTGCAATACATGTTCCCACAGCCGCTCCTCCTATGAAAGATGCGCAAGCGTATCCTCATCTTGTGGGGCGACTAGTCTACCTTACCATCACACGGCCTGAACTCCTTTATTCGGTTCATATTCTAGCACAATTTATGCATGCTTCGACAACCGAACGCTGGGAAGCCGCGTTAAGAGTTGTTCATTATTTGAAGAAATCACCCGACCAAGGTATACTCCTTCGAGCTACTAGTAATCTACAGTTACAAGCCTTTTGCGATGCGGACTACGCCACGTGTCCCACTAGTAAACGCTCCAATTTCACCTATCTCATTTTTTTTTGGGGATCATCACCTATATCAtggaaaacaaacaaacaaacaaacaacggCCGCCCACTCTTCCGCTGAAGCTGAATATCGCTCCATGGCCTATGCTACATGTGAGCTCAAATGGCTCAAAGGTTTGCTCGAGTTTATCAGGCTTACTCATACTCGCCCTATGCAACTCCATTGTGACAATCAATCTGCCTTACACATCGCTCGAAAGCCTGTTTTTCACGAACGAACCAAACACATTGAAGTCGACTGTAATTTTGTTCGTGACGAAATACAAAAAGGAATTATCTCCACGAGCTACGTCCACACCAAGCAACAACTCGCAGACATATTTACCAAAGCGTTGGGCCGTGCTCCTTTTGAAGAGTTACTATCCAATTTGGGTGTCTCGAATTTCCACGCACCAACTTGAAGGGGGGTAATAAGCCTTAAGCTCCTTAGCTCCATAGCCATTGCCCCTTACAATCAAGGGATCCTTGATTGATCCTTACCCCATATAAAATTTAGCTGTTAGCTTTT from Silene latifolia isolate original U9 population chromosome 2, ASM4854445v1, whole genome shotgun sequence encodes the following:
- the LOC141628268 gene encoding chalcone synthase-like translates to MGSINGNKISQKPKGLATILALGTANPPNLILQKDYPDFCFCIADANGENTMPGLKIKFNHICEKTTIKKRYFYQTEEFLKKNPELVNYNAFTMDARQDILAIEVPKLAKEAALEAIKEWGQPISKITHVIFSTLSGAIMPGYDYQFAKLLGLGPHVQRFMLFQLGCYAGGTVLRLAKDIAENNRGARVLVVCADMTLAFFRGPTQTDIGSMIGQALFGDGAGAAIVGSEPDWAAGERPIFELVSAIQSTIPDTERAIGGQLKQVGVSLVLARDNPSLIANKVELPVIKSLSPLGINDWNSVFWVVHPGGPAILDQVEEKLGLDKDKFDLSRHVLSEFGNMSTATVFFVMDETRKRSIKEGKNTTGDGLEYGVLMGFGPGITIETLLLRSFPINS